A genomic segment from Micropterus dolomieu isolate WLL.071019.BEF.003 ecotype Adirondacks linkage group LG03, ASM2129224v1, whole genome shotgun sequence encodes:
- the mex3a gene encoding RNA-binding protein MEX3A: MPSLLVLAGIMEKNGGYGGDLAGSGFGSEGLLVPPDEEEDDSRALRVALGQLSLLGLGEGEDGGGAPTTGVQDRSNNNNNHHNHTNSVGGGGDTAILQGKSKLCALYESSSSETKGRGCNITECVPVPSSEHVAEIVGRQGCKIKALRAKTNTYIKTPVRGEEPVFLITGRKEDVALARREIISAAEHFSMLRASRNKLGVSFSGSPPTPLPGQTTIQVRVPYRVVGLVVGPKGSTIKRIQQQTCTYIVTPSRDRDPVFEITGSPSNAERAREEIEAHIAFRTGGLHDHNNENDCLGPNGGSSPAGSSGGLESRLQQVWGLQGGQRKPLTSSYRQNFSDAMVGGGGGGEGGGIYNKSNFSNSGEKPCSYFGSDGTQSWGDPDYPKQVAFYAQQRSKSFGGLPLPLTRLSPGLTEPCGGGSTNNSSVTSIVPVAGSPHAQARRAHSEPTSAGEGFPGRLPVPDSPPATVRDCMTCFESKVTAALVPCGHNLFCMECAIRICELNHPECPVCHTQVTQAIRIFS; the protein is encoded by the exons ATGCCTAGCCTGCTGGTTCTAGCAGGGATCATGGAGAAAAATGGGGGCTACGGCGGGGATCTGGCCGGCTCCGGCTTCGGAAGCGAAGGTCTCCTCGTGCCGCCCGATGAGGAGGAAGACGACTCCCGTGCCCTCAGGGTCGCGCTGGGCCAGTTGTCTCTACTGGGGCTCGGGGAAGGCGAGGACGGCGGCGGAGCCCCAACAACAGGAGTACAGGACCGGagtaacaataacaacaaccaccacaacCACACGAACAGCGTCGGTGGTGGCGGGGACACGGCGATTCTGCAAGGGAAAAGCAAGTTGTGCGCCCTGTATGAGAGCTCCTCAAGTGAGACGAAAGGACGAGGCTGCAACATAACAGAATGCGTCCCAGTGCCCAGCTCTGAACATGTGGCCGAAATAGTGGGAAGACAAG GTTGCAAGATCAAAGCCCTGCGGGCCAAGACCAACACCTACATCAAAACCCCCGTTAGAGGAGAGGAGCCGGTGTTCTTAATCACTGGCCGGAAGGAGGATGTTGCACTGGCCCGCCGTGAAATCATCTCTGCTGCAGAGCACTTCTCCATGCTCCGGGCATCCCGCAACAAGCTAGGAGTGTCCTTTAGCGGCTCCCCACCCACACCGTTGCCCGGTCAGACCACCATTCAGGTGAGAGTGCCATACCGTGTTGTGGGGCTAGTTGTGGGGCCTAAAGGCTCCACCATCAAACGCATCCAGCAGCAAACCTGTACTTACATCGTCACTCCCAGTCGAGACCGCGATCCTGTCTTTGAAATCACAGGGTCACCAAGCAACGCCGAGCGGGCCCGCGAGGAGATTGAAGCTCACATCGCTTTCCGAACAGGAGGCCTGCATGACCACAATAATGAGAATGACTGTCTGGGGCCGAATGGTGGAAGCAGCCCAGCGGGCAGCAGCGGTGGTCTGGAGAGCCGGCTACAGCAGGTGTGGGGGCTGCAGGGGGGCCAGCGCAAGCCTCTCACCAGCAGCTACCGCCAGAACTTCTCAGATGCCATGgttggagggggaggaggaggtgagggaggGGGAATCTACAACAAGAGTAACTTCTCCAACTCCGGAGAGAAGCCATGCTCTTATTTTGGATCAGATGGTACCCAGAGCTGGGGCGACCCCGACTACCCCAAACAGGTGGCCTTCTACGCCCAGCAGCGTTCCAAGAGCTTTGGAGGCCTCCCACTCCCCCTGACCAGACTCTCCCCTGGCTTAACCGAGCCCTGCGGAGGTGGAAGCACCAACAACTCTTCAGTCACCAGCATTGTGCCCGTAGCCGGCTCACCTCATGCCCAGGCTCGCCGTGCCCACAGTGAGCCCACCTCAGCCGGCGAGGGTTTCCCAGGCCGTCTGCCAGTGCCGGACTCGCCGCCGGCCACTGTGCGGGACTGCATGACCTGCTTTGAAAGCAAAGTGACGGCTGCCTTGGTGCCCTGTGGCCATAACCTCTTCTGCATGGAGTGTGCCATCCGAATCTGTGAGCTCAACCACCCAGAGTGCCCAGTGTGCCACACCCAGGTCACACAGGCCATCCGAATATTCTCTTAA